The following coding sequences lie in one Armatimonadota bacterium genomic window:
- a CDS encoding NADH-quinone oxidoreductase subunit B family protein, protein MGGATKIIQTGVDALFNWAQSNSIWPLTFGLACCAIEMMATGAAKYDLDRFGIFFRATPRQADCMIVAGTVTKKMAPRVKLLYDQMTEPKWVIAMGACATAGGPYFDSYAVLKGVDLVVPVDVYVAGCPPRPEALLNGILKLQDHIRTRKYFATSQERHESGAPPIVVDEEGRVLTEDEARQFRNAA, encoded by the coding sequence ATGGGCGGTGCGACGAAGATCATTCAGACCGGCGTCGATGCCCTGTTCAACTGGGCGCAGTCCAACAGCATCTGGCCCCTCACGTTCGGCCTGGCCTGTTGCGCTATCGAGATGATGGCCACGGGCGCCGCCAAGTACGATCTGGACCGTTTTGGGATCTTCTTCCGCGCCACCCCGAGGCAGGCCGACTGCATGATCGTGGCGGGCACCGTCACGAAGAAAATGGCGCCGCGCGTCAAACTGCTCTACGATCAAATGACGGAGCCGAAATGGGTCATCGCCATGGGGGCGTGCGCCACGGCGGGGGGGCCATACTTCGACTCCTATGCCGTCCTGAAAGGGGTTGACCTTGTCGTGCCGGTGGACGTATACGTCGCCGGCTGCCCGCCGCGCCCCGAAGCGCTGCTGAACGGCATTTTGAAGCTTCAGGATCATATTCGGACTCGGAAATACTTCGCCACTTCCCAGGAGCGCCACGAGTCCGGCGCACCGCCCATCGTGGTGGATGAAGAGGGGCGCGTGTTGACGGAAGACGAAGCGCGCCAGTTCCGCAACGCCGCTTAG
- a CDS encoding DUF1361 domain-containing protein: MIWDLDAWHWVLWNVFLAAIPVVTGYVISIGATQFSIRRRTIPLAAWLPLLAVWFVFLPNTCYLLTEWRHFLMDDQMPSLLARADQDPAEMLNVAKWGLFFLLYSGIGAAAFILAIRPIHQLLRRLRVPGWIPGAPFFFLMSFGVYLGLIVRLNSWDILHRPFHVWDETVQAFGRFRLMEAVVVFAVLLWLLYWLGDLIADGLAYRVKQRSGAPGSVHQGETINVEQQ; the protein is encoded by the coding sequence ATGATATGGGACCTTGACGCGTGGCATTGGGTGCTTTGGAACGTCTTCCTCGCCGCCATCCCGGTGGTTACGGGGTACGTGATCTCCATCGGCGCCACCCAGTTTTCGATCCGCCGCCGCACGATCCCCCTGGCGGCATGGCTGCCGCTCCTGGCCGTCTGGTTCGTGTTTCTGCCGAACACGTGCTACCTCCTCACGGAGTGGCGCCACTTCCTGATGGACGACCAGATGCCGAGCCTGCTCGCCCGTGCGGACCAGGACCCGGCCGAGATGCTGAACGTGGCGAAATGGGGGCTGTTCTTCCTGCTCTACAGCGGCATCGGCGCGGCCGCGTTCATCCTGGCCATACGGCCGATCCACCAACTGCTGCGCCGCCTCCGTGTGCCGGGCTGGATACCGGGCGCGCCGTTCTTCTTCCTAATGTCCTTCGGCGTTTACCTGGGCCTCATCGTCCGTTTGAACTCGTGGGATATTCTGCACCGACCCTTCCACGTGTGGGACGAGACGGTCCAGGCGTTTGGCCGCTTCCGCCTGATGGAGGCGGTCGTCGTCTTCGCCGTGCTGCTCTGGCTGCTGTACTGGCTCGGCGACCTGATCGCCGACGGCCTTGCCTATCGCGTGAAACAGCGATCCGGCGCGCCCGGATCGGTTCATCAGGGGGAAACCATAAATGTGGAACAGCAGTGA
- a CDS encoding NADH-quinone oxidoreductase subunit D: MPLLDTEPGERAGELYVNMGPQHPSTHGVLRLMVRLEGEVITECTLHMGYLHRGSEKLAEKRTYPQYVTLTDRDDYLAAMMNNQVYVQAVERLMNLEVPERAEYLRVIVMELNRISSHLVWLGTFAMDLGAQTVFLYCFREREHLMRMFEEICGARMTFSYMRIGGVAWDIPDESWGQNIRHWLNGSGRYAVDAGGDAAHGGFPVLMDECDRLLTGNQIFLFRTQGVGVLPLDKAIDLSCSGPMIRGSGLDFDVRRAEPYSVYDRFEFDIPTRPEGDCFARYLVRLEEMRQSRRILLQALDQIPEGPIMGKVGKMIKPPAGEAYSRVESPRGLLGGYLVSDGKSQSPYRYHVRAPSFCNLKAMSPMAIGWKIADTIAILGSIDIVLGDVDR, translated from the coding sequence ATGCCGTTGCTGGATACCGAGCCCGGCGAGCGCGCCGGCGAACTCTATGTGAATATGGGGCCGCAGCACCCAAGCACGCACGGCGTGCTCCGCCTGATGGTCCGCCTCGAAGGCGAGGTCATCACTGAATGCACCCTCCACATGGGTTATCTGCATCGCGGCAGTGAGAAACTGGCGGAGAAGCGCACCTATCCGCAATACGTTACCCTGACGGACCGCGACGACTACCTCGCCGCGATGATGAACAACCAGGTGTACGTTCAGGCCGTTGAGAGGCTGATGAACCTGGAGGTTCCGGAGCGGGCGGAATACCTCCGCGTCATCGTGATGGAACTCAACCGCATTTCGTCGCACCTCGTCTGGCTCGGAACATTCGCGATGGACCTTGGCGCGCAGACCGTCTTCCTCTATTGCTTCCGCGAACGCGAGCATCTGATGCGGATGTTCGAGGAGATCTGCGGCGCTCGCATGACGTTCTCGTACATGCGTATCGGCGGGGTCGCTTGGGATATTCCGGATGAGTCGTGGGGGCAGAACATACGCCACTGGCTGAACGGATCGGGGCGGTACGCCGTCGATGCCGGCGGCGATGCGGCGCACGGCGGGTTCCCGGTCCTGATGGACGAGTGCGATCGCCTGCTTACCGGCAATCAGATATTCCTCTTCCGGACACAGGGGGTTGGCGTCCTTCCGCTGGACAAGGCGATCGATCTCAGCTGTTCCGGCCCGATGATCCGCGGCTCCGGCCTCGACTTCGATGTCCGGCGCGCGGAGCCATACTCCGTCTACGATCGTTTTGAATTCGACATCCCCACGCGGCCCGAGGGCGACTGCTTCGCGCGCTATCTCGTCCGTCTTGAGGAGATGCGACAGTCGCGCCGCATCCTGTTGCAGGCACTGGATCAGATTCCCGAGGGCCCGATCATGGGCAAGGTGGGCAAGATGATCAAGCCGCCGGCGGGCGAAGCGTACAGTCGCGTGGAGAGCCCGCGTGGATTGCTGGGCGGCTATCTGGTGAGCGACGGCAAGAGCCAGAGCCCCTATCGCTATCACGTTCGCGCGCCTTCGTTCTGCAACCTGAAGGCGATGTCCCCGATGGCGATCGGCTGGAAGATCGCCGACACAATCGCCATCCTCGGGAGCATCGACATCGTCCTCGGCGACGTCGACCGATAG
- the atpD gene encoding F0F1 ATP synthase subunit beta has product MATGKVLQIIGPVVDVMFPSDALPEIQNAVIIPLASDASGGSTGPRELVVEVAQMLGNDVVRCVSMGSTDGLVRGMKAVDTGGPITVPVGPKTLGRVWNLLGEPIDERGPAETTQRNPIHRQAPSYSEQSTSTEQFETGIKVVDLLCPYARGGKIGLFGGAGVGKTVLITELIRNIAQEHGGYSVFAGVGERTREGNDLWLEMQESGVIDKTAMVFGQMNEPPGARQRVALSALTMAEYFRDVEERDVLLFVDNIFRFTQAGSEVSALLGRMPSAVGYQPTLATEMGALQERITSTSKGSVTSIQAIYVPADDPTDPAPATTFAHLDATTYLERRIAELGIYPAVDPLVSTSRILDPRIVGEEHYRVARGVQRILQRYKELQDIIAILGADELSDDDKITVSRARKLQRFLGQPFFVAEVFTGVSGQFVTIGDTVKGFAEILDGKHDDLPEQAFFNVGSIEQAVEKAKTLQVD; this is encoded by the coding sequence TTGGCAACCGGAAAAGTGCTCCAGATCATCGGGCCGGTGGTGGATGTGATGTTCCCGTCCGACGCCCTGCCCGAGATTCAGAACGCCGTGATTATCCCGCTTGCGTCTGACGCCAGCGGCGGTTCCACCGGCCCCCGCGAACTAGTCGTCGAAGTGGCCCAGATGCTCGGAAACGACGTCGTACGCTGCGTGTCGATGGGCAGCACCGATGGCCTTGTTCGAGGCATGAAAGCCGTCGATACCGGCGGGCCCATCACCGTCCCCGTTGGTCCGAAAACGCTGGGCCGCGTCTGGAACCTGCTGGGCGAGCCGATTGACGAGCGGGGTCCCGCCGAGACGACGCAGCGCAATCCGATCCACCGCCAGGCTCCCTCCTATTCCGAGCAGTCCACCAGCACAGAGCAGTTCGAGACGGGCATCAAGGTTGTTGACCTCCTGTGCCCGTACGCCCGCGGCGGCAAGATCGGCCTGTTTGGCGGGGCGGGCGTCGGCAAGACCGTCCTGATCACCGAACTGATCCGCAACATCGCCCAGGAGCATGGCGGCTACTCCGTTTTCGCCGGCGTTGGCGAGCGCACCCGCGAAGGCAACGACCTCTGGCTGGAAATGCAGGAGAGCGGGGTTATCGATAAGACCGCCATGGTCTTCGGCCAGATGAACGAGCCGCCGGGCGCCCGCCAGCGCGTCGCGCTTTCGGCGCTGACGATGGCGGAATATTTCCGGGATGTGGAGGAGCGCGACGTCCTCCTCTTCGTGGACAACATCTTCCGATTCACGCAGGCAGGTTCCGAGGTTTCCGCGCTCCTCGGCCGGATGCCAAGCGCTGTTGGGTACCAGCCGACGCTGGCAACCGAGATGGGCGCGCTGCAGGAACGCATCACGTCCACAAGCAAAGGCTCGGTCACTTCCATTCAGGCGATCTACGTCCCGGCCGATGACCCGACGGACCCGGCGCCGGCCACGACGTTCGCCCACCTGGACGCGACGACATATCTGGAGCGGCGCATTGCCGAGCTGGGTATCTATCCGGCCGTCGACCCGCTGGTCTCGACCAGCCGCATCCTGGACCCGCGAATCGTTGGCGAGGAGCATTACCGCGTGGCCCGCGGCGTTCAGCGGATTCTGCAACGCTACAAGGAACTCCAGGACATCATCGCGATCCTCGGGGCGGACGAATTGAGCGACGATGACAAGATCACTGTCTCGCGGGCCCGAAAACTCCAGCGCTTCCTGGGCCAGCCGTTCTTTGTGGCGGAGGTCTTCACCGGCGTTTCCGGTCAGTTCGTAACTATCGGGGACACCGTGAAGGGATTTGCGGAGATATTGGACGGCAAGCACGACGACCTTCCCGAGCAGGCATTCTTCAACGTTGGAAGTATCGAGCAAGCCGTCGAAAAGGCGAAGACTCTCCAGGTGGACTAA
- a CDS encoding Hsp20/alpha crystallin family protein, whose translation MSNLNRAGNSPARITVSPAARLINGPDFGDLRRNMDDLFGRWFGEIPFSPFSVTPSTIQPAVDILETPEAYVLCATLPGINRDDLDLEVTGDTITIQGERKAREEDKNEIYHVRNIGFGTFRIAYTLPAHIDASGVKADYKDGVLEVTLPKVETAKTRSIKVSVG comes from the coding sequence ATGTCGAATCTCAACCGCGCGGGTAACAGTCCGGCCCGCATCACCGTTTCCCCCGCTGCCCGTCTCATCAACGGACCCGACTTCGGCGACCTTCGCCGAAACATGGACGACTTGTTCGGTAGATGGTTCGGGGAAATTCCGTTTTCGCCTTTCAGCGTAACTCCAAGCACCATCCAGCCTGCGGTGGATATCTTGGAGACGCCGGAGGCGTACGTGCTCTGTGCAACGCTACCGGGCATCAACCGGGACGATCTTGACCTGGAAGTGACCGGCGACACCATCACCATTCAGGGAGAGCGAAAGGCTCGCGAGGAAGATAAGAACGAAATTTACCACGTTCGGAATATCGGCTTCGGCACCTTCCGGATCGCCTACACCCTGCCGGCGCACATCGATGCTTCCGGCGTGAAGGCCGACTACAAGGATGGCGTTCTCGAGGTTACTCTGCCGAAGGTGGAGACCGCGAAGACCCGGTCGATCAAGGTGAGCGTCGGATAA
- a CDS encoding DUF721 domain-containing protein, with product MRPGFTTLSGLINEGLKHYHLEQGVKAAQAVNVWDRVAGPAVASVTRADIVRDGVLWVFTPSSAWSQELSMLRPNLIAGINAAIGIEAVTDIRFRVKRLPTRRPDEPAPDRLPKTLTADERKLVADLAARLEPDAGAVIGGLAERMMARPDRSGICPVCSGPMDPGRDRCPFCSR from the coding sequence ATGAGACCAGGTTTCACAACGCTGTCGGGGCTTATTAACGAGGGCCTGAAGCACTATCACCTTGAACAGGGGGTGAAGGCGGCGCAGGCGGTCAACGTGTGGGACCGCGTCGCGGGACCTGCCGTTGCGTCGGTTACCCGGGCCGACATCGTGCGTGACGGCGTCCTCTGGGTGTTTACGCCGTCCAGCGCGTGGTCGCAGGAACTGTCGATGCTCCGCCCGAACCTGATCGCCGGGATCAACGCCGCGATCGGTATCGAGGCAGTCACCGATATCCGATTTCGCGTGAAGCGCCTCCCGACGCGAAGGCCGGACGAACCGGCGCCCGACCGGTTGCCGAAGACGCTTACCGCGGACGAGAGAAAGCTGGTGGCGGACCTTGCGGCGCGCCTGGAACCGGACGCCGGCGCGGTGATCGGCGGGCTGGCCGAGCGCATGATGGCGCGGCCGGATCGGTCGGGAATATGCCCTGTCTGCTCGGGCCCAATGGATCCGGGGCGCGACCGCTGCCCATTCTGCTCTCGTTAA
- a CDS encoding transposase, giving the protein MLRGGIPVIVTFCTDGRWVLPQDVRSTVLKYCLHDNGIRLTAHAAVVMPDHVHLLFSPLEGPDGVPFGLSEIMQGIKGASAHSVNKSLGRSGRVWEPEYYDRLLRREESVLAAASYILQNPVRKGLVGEGEAYEWVWSAFDTFVP; this is encoded by the coding sequence ATGCTGCGTGGCGGCATCCCTGTGATCGTCACATTTTGTACAGACGGTCGGTGGGTTCTGCCACAGGATGTCAGGTCAACCGTCCTGAAGTACTGCCTTCACGATAACGGGATTCGGCTAACCGCGCACGCGGCAGTCGTCATGCCTGATCACGTCCACCTCCTGTTCAGCCCGTTGGAGGGTCCCGATGGCGTCCCTTTCGGGCTCTCCGAGATTATGCAAGGGATCAAGGGCGCATCCGCACATTCGGTCAACAAATCCCTGGGGCGATCGGGGCGGGTATGGGAACCGGAATACTACGACCGTTTGCTTCGTCGCGAGGAGAGTGTTCTCGCGGCGGCGAGCTACATCCTGCAGAATCCCGTTAGGAAGGGACTCGTGGGTGAAGGCGAGGCGTACGAATGGGTTTGGTCAGCGTTTGATACGTTTGTCCCTTAG
- a CDS encoding glycoside hydrolase family 172 protein, with translation MWNSSDLARLSDLETRCASFENPRGKRGGGGTAASNLGPGRKGFAQKSLDPGEEVELCVAEGSGQIRHIWMTCMLDPRRLRGLVIRAWWDGMPHPSVECPIGDFFGCAHGRTPHFVNAMQSMQEGSGLNAYFPMPFSNGCRITLTNEGPEATDMVFYYVDYTLGDAVTPDMGRFHAAFRRENPTTRKCDFQILPARNGKGRFLGCTVGVRVLEPDWWGEGEFKAYLDGDTTLPTICGTGAEDYACSAWGIGQHFALYAGCPFVASVSPQYNLVSFYRFHIPDPLFFHTDIRVEMQQLGGGIDENGQGVLAERQDDWCAAAFWYQDGNEPLPLMPDYEARVADLGPVEGEPEYQRTGK, from the coding sequence ATGTGGAACAGCAGTGACCTGGCAAGGCTCTCGGATCTCGAGACGCGCTGTGCGTCGTTTGAGAACCCGCGCGGAAAGCGTGGCGGCGGCGGCACCGCGGCTTCCAACCTCGGCCCCGGCCGCAAGGGGTTCGCGCAGAAATCGCTGGACCCGGGCGAGGAAGTCGAGTTGTGCGTCGCGGAGGGAAGCGGCCAGATCCGCCACATCTGGATGACGTGCATGCTGGACCCGCGGCGCCTTCGGGGCCTGGTGATCCGTGCCTGGTGGGACGGTATGCCCCATCCCAGCGTGGAATGCCCGATCGGAGACTTCTTCGGATGCGCCCACGGCCGCACTCCGCACTTCGTGAACGCCATGCAGAGCATGCAGGAGGGTTCCGGCCTGAACGCGTACTTCCCGATGCCGTTCTCCAATGGCTGCCGCATCACCCTCACCAACGAAGGCCCGGAAGCCACCGATATGGTCTTCTATTACGTGGATTACACCCTGGGCGATGCGGTGACGCCGGATATGGGACGGTTCCACGCCGCATTTCGCCGCGAAAATCCCACCACCCGGAAGTGTGATTTCCAGATACTGCCGGCGCGCAATGGCAAGGGCCGCTTCCTCGGCTGCACTGTCGGCGTTCGCGTGCTGGAACCGGATTGGTGGGGCGAAGGCGAGTTCAAGGCATACCTGGACGGCGACACCACCCTTCCCACCATCTGCGGCACCGGCGCGGAGGACTACGCCTGCTCCGCGTGGGGTATCGGCCAGCATTTCGCCCTGTACGCCGGCTGCCCGTTTGTCGCCTCCGTGTCGCCGCAGTACAACCTCGTTTCGTTCTACCGCTTCCACATCCCTGACCCGCTTTTCTTTCACACGGACATCCGCGTGGAAATGCAGCAGTTGGGCGGTGGCATCGATGAGAACGGGCAGGGGGTACTCGCGGAGCGGCAGGACGACTGGTGCGCCGCCGCGTTCTGGTATCAGGACGGCAACGAACCGCTGCCGCTGATGCCGGACTATGAAGCCCGAGTGGCCGACCTCGGCCCCGTGGAAGGCGAGCCGGAGTACCAGCGGACGGGGAAGTGA
- a CDS encoding DUF1559 domain-containing protein yields MRLRITRAFTLIELLVVIAIIAILAGILFPVFAKARERATTIACLSNMKQIGIALQSYLTDYDDKYPMSRLPDATHNLPTLDGTTINWRTELFSYVQSKDVLICPNNRWSKYPEESGKYAISYALNGSMFHEYAHGTYRPTTTSDVKTPSDTLFIVESRAHYPDLGPWEWQVGVTAEHDPKHGAFQIHGNKRMNAVFADTHAKSVSLPETMTNDYWKDPRPAYQGASLAAIINTMQPEYR; encoded by the coding sequence ATGCGATTGCGCATTACCAGGGCGTTCACCCTCATCGAACTCCTCGTCGTCATCGCGATTATCGCCATCCTCGCGGGCATACTGTTCCCTGTCTTCGCCAAGGCGCGCGAACGCGCCACCACGATCGCGTGCCTCTCCAATATGAAGCAGATAGGCATCGCCCTGCAGTCCTACCTCACCGACTACGACGACAAATACCCGATGTCGCGCCTGCCGGACGCCACCCACAACCTCCCCACCCTGGACGGCACGACGATCAACTGGCGCACGGAACTGTTCAGCTACGTCCAGAGCAAGGACGTGCTGATATGCCCGAACAACCGGTGGTCGAAATACCCGGAGGAAAGCGGCAAATACGCCATTTCGTACGCTCTCAACGGAAGCATGTTCCACGAGTACGCCCACGGCACGTACCGGCCCACGACCACCTCAGACGTCAAGACACCGTCCGATACGCTCTTCATCGTGGAGTCCCGGGCCCATTATCCGGACCTCGGCCCGTGGGAATGGCAGGTGGGAGTCACGGCGGAGCACGACCCCAAGCACGGCGCGTTCCAGATCCACGGCAACAAACGGATGAACGCGGTTTTCGCCGATACGCACGCCAAATCCGTGTCGCTTCCGGAAACGATGACAAACGACTACTGGAAGGACCCGCGCCCCGCCTACCAGGGCGCCAGCCTCGCCGCGATCATCAACACGATGCAGCCCGAGTACAGGTAG
- a CDS encoding NADH-quinone oxidoreductase subunit A → MEPIGTTSDYKYVAFFIILGIAFIAITLMLSYAVRRRSRLDESVARGTTYECGEAPVGTAWTQFHVGYYIFALLFVVFDIDTVFLAPWALVMRNLHSMGLGWMGVAEGAVFVALLGVGWLYALRKGVFKWT, encoded by the coding sequence ATGGAACCTATAGGTACAACTTCGGACTACAAATACGTAGCGTTCTTCATCATCCTCGGTATCGCGTTCATCGCGATCACCTTGATGCTGTCCTACGCGGTTCGCCGCCGAAGCCGGTTGGATGAGTCCGTCGCCCGCGGGACGACCTACGAGTGCGGCGAGGCGCCCGTTGGGACGGCCTGGACGCAATTTCACGTTGGATATTACATCTTTGCCCTGCTGTTCGTGGTGTTTGACATTGATACGGTGTTTCTGGCCCCCTGGGCGCTTGTGATGCGCAATCTGCACTCCATGGGCCTGGGCTGGATGGGCGTTGCCGAGGGCGCCGTCTTTGTCGCCCTTCTGGGCGTTGGTTGGCTGTATGCGCTGAGGAAGGGTGTGTTCAAGTGGACCTGA
- a CDS encoding F0F1 ATP synthase subunit epsilon, translating into MPDKFQLTVVTPERTVLDAQVVSVMAPGGDGYFGVLAHHAPMLAEVGVGRLTATDEADSVTVMAVSGGFAEVRNNTMTVLADSAELRHDIDVARAEEALKRARLRLGERSADIDISRAEAALSRALNRVDTARR; encoded by the coding sequence ATGCCCGATAAGTTTCAGTTGACAGTAGTGACGCCGGAGAGGACGGTCCTCGATGCGCAGGTGGTGTCCGTTATGGCCCCCGGCGGCGATGGCTATTTCGGCGTTCTCGCCCATCACGCCCCGATGCTCGCCGAGGTGGGCGTGGGACGCCTGACGGCGACTGATGAAGCGGACTCCGTGACCGTGATGGCCGTTTCCGGCGGCTTCGCCGAGGTGCGCAACAACACCATGACGGTACTGGCGGACTCCGCGGAGCTTCGTCACGACATCGATGTCGCCCGCGCGGAAGAGGCCCTCAAGCGGGCGCGTCTGAGGTTGGGCGAGCGGTCAGCGGACATCGATATTTCGCGGGCTGAGGCGGCCCTTTCCAGAGCGCTCAATCGCGTGGACACGGCCCGGCGCTGA
- a CDS encoding mandelate racemase/muconate lactonizing enzyme family protein: MKITSITPYLIHVPIPEGFRTQSGAGYRLARQMCLIEVTTDDGITGYGSCSDAYDLDVCSAVVNKVLQPEYIGRDPFQTEKMWETLYYGSLMRTLGSRSVGIAALSGIDIALWDIKGKALGIPLYQLFGGFAQDSVRPYASSFPWHMDPHQAVEEAQRRSREGFTAIKIKIGDDPERELRIIEEVREALPDMDILVDADMAFRVDNAIRMAREMEGFGIYWFEEPISIDDIDGHVRLSQSTDIRIASGENLYTRFPFRDLLAAQGIQVAQADVARAGGFTEVRKIAAMAASFNALWAPHTSGDIVTTVANLHLVAATANAPILELDVTYNPLMGDLAPDSLKWHEGNLLPPDRPGLGLQIDMDWVRGHPYSGEPYISLGMRPV, from the coding sequence ATGAAAATCACCTCGATTACACCCTATCTGATTCACGTTCCCATTCCGGAAGGCTTCCGCACGCAGAGCGGCGCCGGTTATCGCCTGGCCCGCCAAATGTGTCTCATCGAAGTCACGACCGACGACGGCATCACGGGCTACGGCTCCTGCTCCGATGCGTACGATCTGGATGTCTGCTCGGCCGTGGTGAACAAGGTCCTGCAGCCGGAGTATATCGGGCGCGATCCGTTTCAGACCGAGAAGATGTGGGAGACCCTTTACTACGGCTCCCTGATGCGCACATTGGGCTCGCGCAGCGTGGGCATCGCCGCTCTGTCCGGCATCGATATCGCGCTCTGGGACATCAAGGGGAAGGCGCTGGGGATCCCCCTGTACCAGCTGTTCGGGGGATTCGCACAGGACTCGGTTCGCCCGTACGCGTCTTCATTCCCGTGGCACATGGATCCACATCAGGCCGTCGAGGAGGCGCAGCGGAGGTCGCGCGAGGGCTTCACGGCGATCAAGATCAAGATCGGCGACGACCCCGAACGCGAATTGCGCATCATCGAGGAAGTTCGCGAAGCGCTACCGGATATGGACATTCTGGTGGACGCCGATATGGCGTTTCGCGTGGATAACGCCATCCGCATGGCCCGCGAGATGGAAGGCTTCGGCATCTACTGGTTTGAAGAGCCGATCAGCATCGACGACATCGACGGCCACGTCCGCCTGAGCCAGAGCACGGACATCCGGATCGCATCCGGTGAGAACCTTTACACGCGCTTCCCGTTCCGCGACCTTCTCGCCGCACAGGGGATCCAGGTTGCACAGGCCGATGTCGCCCGGGCGGGCGGATTCACCGAGGTCCGGAAGATCGCGGCGATGGCCGCGTCGTTCAATGCGCTTTGGGCGCCTCATACATCCGGCGACATCGTCACGACTGTCGCGAACCTGCACCTGGTGGCCGCGACCGCCAACGCCCCCATTCTGGAACTGGATGTCACGTACAATCCACTGATGGGGGACCTCGCGCCGGACTCCCTCAAATGGCACGAGGGGAACCTCTTACCGCCGGACAGACCGGGCCTTGGCCTGCAGATAGATATGGACTGGGTCCGCGGCCACCCGTACAGCGGCGAGCCCTACATCAGCCTCGGAATGCGGCCGGTATAA
- a CDS encoding NADH-quinone oxidoreductase subunit C, translating into MNDETQNSVSPDAGTPAPGSEPRKKVSAREMMALRKAAEEGDADAQATLAAMKSAAPAPPLTPPAPAAPPAEGEPRKKVSAREMMALRKAAEEGDAEAQATLAAMKSAAPAAPVVPPAPAAPPAEGEPRKKVSAREMIALRKAAEEGDVEAQAKLAAMKSGAPAAVPPAVSPAAPVAAAPAPAPAAPRPAPPAAPAPPTMTPEQEALIGGFRERFGPAILDTGLSVKTPRVTVEASRIADVAAYCKEQGFNFPDTVTAVDLIAEGKFRVVYVLSNVSDLTKSVILHAELPRTGAPSLPTVTHLYGGADWDEREIWDLFGIVFEGHPDLRRIMTPDDWEGHPLRKDYTFID; encoded by the coding sequence ATGAACGACGAAACACAAAACAGCGTTAGCCCCGACGCCGGGACACCCGCGCCGGGCAGCGAGCCCAGAAAGAAGGTCAGCGCCCGCGAGATGATGGCGCTGCGCAAGGCCGCCGAGGAAGGCGACGCCGATGCTCAGGCCACACTGGCCGCCATGAAATCGGCTGCTCCGGCCCCGCCATTAACGCCCCCGGCGCCCGCCGCGCCTCCTGCGGAAGGCGAGCCCAGGAAGAAGGTCAGCGCCCGCGAGATGATGGCGCTGCGCAAGGCCGCCGAGGAAGGCGACGCCGAAGCTCAGGCCACACTGGCCGCGATGAAATCGGCTGCTCCGGCCGCCCCGGTGGTTCCTCCGGCACCCGCCGCGCCTCCTGCGGAAGGCGAGCCCAGGAAGAAGGTCAGCGCCCGCGAGATGATCGCGCTGCGCAAGGCCGCCGAGGAGGGCGACGTCGAGGCTCAGGCTAAACTGGCCGCCATGAAGAGCGGTGCGCCGGCGGCCGTCCCGCCCGCGGTTTCTCCCGCGGCGCCTGTGGCCGCCGCGCCCGCCCCGGCGCCGGCGGCGCCGAGACCCGCACCTCCGGCCGCGCCAGCGCCCCCAACCATGACGCCCGAGCAGGAAGCTTTGATCGGCGGCTTCCGCGAGCGATTCGGACCCGCCATCCTGGACACTGGCCTGTCGGTCAAGACACCTCGCGTGACGGTCGAGGCATCGCGGATTGCGGATGTCGCGGCGTACTGCAAGGAGCAGGGCTTCAATTTCCCGGACACCGTGACCGCCGTGGACCTGATCGCCGAGGGTAAATTCCGCGTGGTCTACGTGTTAAGCAACGTCTCGGACCTCACGAAGTCGGTGATTCTGCACGCCGAATTACCGCGTACCGGGGCGCCGTCCCTGCCGACTGTCACCCATCTCTATGGGGGGGCCGATTGGGACGAGCGCGAGATCTGGGATCTGTTCGGGATCGTGTTTGAGGGGCATCCCGACCTGCGGCGCATTATGACGCCGGACGACTGGGAGGGGCATCCCCTCCGCAAGGATTATACGTTCATTGACTGA